One genomic region from Entelurus aequoreus isolate RoL-2023_Sb linkage group LG14, RoL_Eaeq_v1.1, whole genome shotgun sequence encodes:
- the mettl8 gene encoding mRNA N(3)-methylcytidine methyltransferase METTL8 isoform X2, translating to MWDHVQWTEEEVKNAQLKAKENSSVQIPSWEQGTFDTEACHYWDTFYVLHQHKFFKNRKWLLLEFPELLPTDLKSQTGNCHDSSTPNLPQDAALATNQAAVHLSYPGQHAPFRLLEVGCGVGNSVFPVIRNIKEKGAFLYCCDFSPCAIQLLKGHPDYDDSVCHAFVHDICEEEASLPFPPQSLDVILAVFVLSSVHPERMQGVVNRLSSYLKCGGYFLFRDYGRFDLTQLRFKKGQCLSENFYTRGDGTCVYFFTKEEIHDLFTKAGLEEVQNVEDRRLQVNRGKKVSMHRVWMQSKFRKPYPLSPC from the exons ATGTG GGATCATGTGCAGTGGACAGAGGAGGAGGTGAAAAATGCACAGCTGAAAGCTAAGGAAAATTCCAGTGTGCAAATTCCTTCATGGGAACAAG GAACATTTGACACGGAGGCTTGTCACTACTGGGATACATTTTATGTGCTGCATCAGcataaattctttaaaaatcgCAAATGGCTGCTTTTGGAATTCCCAGAACTGCTTCCAACTGATTTAAAAAGCCAAACCGGAAACTGCCATGACAGCTCCACACCTAACCTCCCTCAAGATGCAGCACTGGCAACAAACCAAGCAGCAGTGCACCTTTCCTACCCAGGACAACATGCGCCTTTTAGGCTATTGGAG GTTGGCTGCGGGGTTGGCAACAGTGTATTTCCCGTCATTCGTAACATCAA AGAAAAAGGTGCATTTTTGTACTGTTGTGACTTCTCGCCGTGTGCTATTCAACTGCTGAAG GGCCATCCGGACTATGACGATTCTGTGTGCCACGCGTTTGTACATGATATTTGCGAGGAGGAGGCTTCTCTTCCCTTTCCTCCACAGAGCCTGGATGTCATTTTAGCAGTTTTTGTCCTCTCCTCTGTTCATCCAGAGAG GATGCAAGGAGTCGTAAACAGACTATCCTCCTACTTAAAATGTGGAGGGTATTTTCTCTTCCGGGATTATGGGAGATTTGACCTGACACAGCTCAGGTTTAAGAAAG GTCAGTGCCTGTCAGAGAATTTCTACACACGAGGCGATGGAACCTGTGTTTACTTTTTCACCAAAG AAGAAATTCACGATTTATTTACCAAAGCCGGACTGGAGGAAGTCCAGAATGTGGAAGATCGACGACTTCAAGTTAACAGAGGGAAGAAAGTGTCAATGCACCGAGTATGGATGCAGAGCAAGTTTAGGAAACCATATCCACTTTCACCTTGTTAA
- the mettl8 gene encoding mRNA N(3)-methylcytidine methyltransferase METTL8 isoform X1, translating into MHKLRHLCLATVAKVSTRLKCTEGRPCAPLGSRILTNPDDIFKHNMWDHVQWTEEEVKNAQLKAKENSSVQIPSWEQGTFDTEACHYWDTFYVLHQHKFFKNRKWLLLEFPELLPTDLKSQTGNCHDSSTPNLPQDAALATNQAAVHLSYPGQHAPFRLLEVGCGVGNSVFPVIRNIKEKGAFLYCCDFSPCAIQLLKGHPDYDDSVCHAFVHDICEEEASLPFPPQSLDVILAVFVLSSVHPERMQGVVNRLSSYLKCGGYFLFRDYGRFDLTQLRFKKGQCLSENFYTRGDGTCVYFFTKEEIHDLFTKAGLEEVQNVEDRRLQVNRGKKVSMHRVWMQSKFRKPYPLSPC; encoded by the exons ATGCATAAATTGCGTCACCTCTGTTTAGCCACGGTGGCTAAAGTTTCCACAAGATTGAAGTGCACAGAAGGAAGACCCTGTGCGCCACTTGGTTCACGGATTCTTACCAACCCCGATGACATCTTTAAGCACAATATGTG GGATCATGTGCAGTGGACAGAGGAGGAGGTGAAAAATGCACAGCTGAAAGCTAAGGAAAATTCCAGTGTGCAAATTCCTTCATGGGAACAAG GAACATTTGACACGGAGGCTTGTCACTACTGGGATACATTTTATGTGCTGCATCAGcataaattctttaaaaatcgCAAATGGCTGCTTTTGGAATTCCCAGAACTGCTTCCAACTGATTTAAAAAGCCAAACCGGAAACTGCCATGACAGCTCCACACCTAACCTCCCTCAAGATGCAGCACTGGCAACAAACCAAGCAGCAGTGCACCTTTCCTACCCAGGACAACATGCGCCTTTTAGGCTATTGGAG GTTGGCTGCGGGGTTGGCAACAGTGTATTTCCCGTCATTCGTAACATCAA AGAAAAAGGTGCATTTTTGTACTGTTGTGACTTCTCGCCGTGTGCTATTCAACTGCTGAAG GGCCATCCGGACTATGACGATTCTGTGTGCCACGCGTTTGTACATGATATTTGCGAGGAGGAGGCTTCTCTTCCCTTTCCTCCACAGAGCCTGGATGTCATTTTAGCAGTTTTTGTCCTCTCCTCTGTTCATCCAGAGAG GATGCAAGGAGTCGTAAACAGACTATCCTCCTACTTAAAATGTGGAGGGTATTTTCTCTTCCGGGATTATGGGAGATTTGACCTGACACAGCTCAGGTTTAAGAAAG GTCAGTGCCTGTCAGAGAATTTCTACACACGAGGCGATGGAACCTGTGTTTACTTTTTCACCAAAG AAGAAATTCACGATTTATTTACCAAAGCCGGACTGGAGGAAGTCCAGAATGTGGAAGATCGACGACTTCAAGTTAACAGAGGGAAGAAAGTGTCAATGCACCGAGTATGGATGCAGAGCAAGTTTAGGAAACCATATCCACTTTCACCTTGTTAA
- the mettl8 gene encoding mRNA N(3)-methylcytidine methyltransferase METTL8 isoform X3 — protein sequence MHKLRHLCLATVAKVSTRLKCTEGRPCAPLGSRILTNPDDIFKHNMWDHVQWTEEEVKNAQLKAKENSSVQIPSWEQGTFDTEACHYWDTFYVLHQHKFFKNRKWLLLEFPELLPTDLKSQTGNCHDSSTPNLPQDAALATNQAAVHLSYPGQHAPFRLLEVGCGVGNSVFPVIRNIKEKGAFLYCCDFSPCAIQLLKGHPDYDDSVCHAFVHDICEEEASLPFPPQSLDVILAVFVLSSVHPERTFFTAGTVTMQ from the exons ATGCATAAATTGCGTCACCTCTGTTTAGCCACGGTGGCTAAAGTTTCCACAAGATTGAAGTGCACAGAAGGAAGACCCTGTGCGCCACTTGGTTCACGGATTCTTACCAACCCCGATGACATCTTTAAGCACAATATGTG GGATCATGTGCAGTGGACAGAGGAGGAGGTGAAAAATGCACAGCTGAAAGCTAAGGAAAATTCCAGTGTGCAAATTCCTTCATGGGAACAAG GAACATTTGACACGGAGGCTTGTCACTACTGGGATACATTTTATGTGCTGCATCAGcataaattctttaaaaatcgCAAATGGCTGCTTTTGGAATTCCCAGAACTGCTTCCAACTGATTTAAAAAGCCAAACCGGAAACTGCCATGACAGCTCCACACCTAACCTCCCTCAAGATGCAGCACTGGCAACAAACCAAGCAGCAGTGCACCTTTCCTACCCAGGACAACATGCGCCTTTTAGGCTATTGGAG GTTGGCTGCGGGGTTGGCAACAGTGTATTTCCCGTCATTCGTAACATCAA AGAAAAAGGTGCATTTTTGTACTGTTGTGACTTCTCGCCGTGTGCTATTCAACTGCTGAAG GGCCATCCGGACTATGACGATTCTGTGTGCCACGCGTTTGTACATGATATTTGCGAGGAGGAGGCTTCTCTTCCCTTTCCTCCACAGAGCCTGGATGTCATTTTAGCAGTTTTTGTCCTCTCCTCTGTTCATCCAGAGAG GACATTTTTTACGGCAGGTACAGTAACAATGCAGTAA